In Brachypodium distachyon strain Bd21 chromosome 5, Brachypodium_distachyon_v3.0, whole genome shotgun sequence, the genomic window CAGAGCCCAaatcatcatcctcatcttcAACCTAATCATTTTGTTGGATGCCATAAATTTTATTAACCAACTAGTCAAATGCCAGCTCTTTCTGGTTTCTGGTCAGCAATCTAGCATGTATTAcagacctcctggggctcaaAAAGCTGGCGATGGGTCTTGAGCTGGAAGTAAAGGTAGGCTGCATAGGCCAGGATCATGACTATGCTGCATGCTCGGGATAGCACCAACCCTGAATCCCCAGAGGTGACTGCATGCTCCCCGGCGCCTACTGCATACCTCAGCATCAGTGGCATTGATTGGCATAACACACCAAGAATCAGAAGCCCTGTGCTGACATCTGCTTGCTTCTGTACAAACGAAAACCATATTGTTATTCATACACCAGCATAAATCCAATCAATAAAAGACACAGACTAAATAGCTGAGTTGGTTACTCTGTCAAATAGCTGCTCGGTGCCGAGGTTGGCTAGGCCACCAAAGAAAAGGGAGGTACCAAGGACAAGCAACAAGTTGGACAAGATGGAGCCGAGCAGGGAGCATTTCACCACCGTTATCTTGCCTTCCCTCAGGGCAAAGAGCGCGATGATAACTTCTGTCACGTTGCCGAATGTTGCATTCAACAGTCCACCCACTACAGCACGTAGGTAACAATGTGATGTCTAAGTTGTAGGGTGGATCGgtagatttgaaattttgagatCAACAATTCTTACCAGTAGGACCGGTGTAAAATGCAATCTGCCTGTAATCAAGTGACACGGGAAACATAGAACTATGTTTTAGCAACACAAAGAAAGCAATGCCAACAGAACATGCTATGATGATGAACAGAAGAAACTTACTCCGTCAGGAAACTGAGTCGTTCGGCAAGTGGAATGAGGCCAATTAAGCTAAGCACAAAGAGCCACACCTGTTGGAATTCAGAATTAGGAAAAcatgtactccgtatgtttcaactttcaaaaGACCAGATGGGGAGAAGTTATAAACAATCCAGGAGTATCAGTCTGTTCAATAagatactactccctccgatcctaaattgttgtgaaatattacatgtatctagacgtttttaaaaaatagatacatcaatatttggacaaatttgagtcaagaatttaggattttTTTAACTGATATTTAAACAGATATCTCAATATACACCTTGGAAAATAATTATTGTTGAgatgaaaataaaacaaatcagCCAAGCTTGTCCTTGCTGTATGCGTCACGTGTTTTCGATGGCACCGACACGACAGCGAGAAGACGTAGGAGTCACATGCCGAACTGAAGAGTGGTAAAAAAAGACAAGAGAAGACACTGCAACAAAGCATCTCTGTCTTGGGCGGAGGAATACTACTGTGAGCCCGTGTTGAGCTGAGCTCTGCACAAGTACAGTGGGGACTATCTGCCTAGGTACGGGTTACATGAAATACCTGGTGACCACAATTAGCTCCTAGCTAAGTTAACGCGAATCTTGTCATCGACGTTGCCTGCCATGGTGGCCGGATGAATGAATAATTGTACTGGCAGGGCAGCTGTGattaggaggaggaggtgaatGTGAGGCGTAGAAATGGATGGGACTCACATCGGCGACATGGCTAGTGGTGGAGAGCAAGTATGAGTATGAATGGGATGCATGTGATTGGCACTTGGCAGAGCAGGGGAATATTAGCTTCTGCTTATTCCATCCCATGATTCAATCTGTCCGTGTTAATTTTAATTGCTCACTAGGGTATGCCCACATGTTCCGgtcacatgcatgcaatgcaagagCTTAATGTAAATCTAATAACCACCATTCCAGTCTCCCTCATAAAAGTCCTACTAAATGGTATGGATCCTTccgaaaatattttttatacgTTTACTTTTTGACCGCGCGAATGAGCTGGTCTGTGCAACGCTCACTTGCATTGATCCACGAACTAATTAGCTAAGTACTTGTAGTAAATGCGAAATTCTAGTAAATGCCTcttccattttattttatttaaaaatatatatatacttctcAAAATGGCAGAGGAGAACGAGGGATCAATTTACTGGAAATGGCACTGGATGCAATCTTGTTTTGCACCTATATGTTGGTGAATTCGCGATCTTCTTTTCTGACGCGGACAAGGCACATGCACGTCCGTACAGAGCGCGCGAGAAGCAATTGATCGTCTCTACGTACAACCCAATTGCGGTGGAGAAAGCCAGAAAGGCAGGAATTCGTATCGGCGAAGATCGAGCGAGCAGAACAGAACAGCAAACAGAACAACAGTacctagcttagctagcaGATCAATACAGAGGTGGGGAACTGAACACTGTAGTAACAAAAAATCAGGCTGGAGCAAGGCGAGACGAAGGATCGAGGTGGTAGTAAGATTACTAGAACATGTAACGCACCTGGCCGAAGCGCAAGTATCTggcgaggacggcgaggaggacggcggggAAGAGGACGAAGAGCTTGGTCCCGAGCAGCACCTCCTGGACGTTGGCGAGGAAAGCCCTGAGCGCGGCGCAGGGCACCTTGCGGAGGAGCGAGGCGTCCGACTTCTTCCGGAGCGAAGACGAGGAGAGGTTGTGCGCCGTGCGGCCGCCCAGGTGCCGCATCTCcttcccgccgcccgcctccagcagcggcaccgccgcccccgccgccgcagaggaAGAATCCGTCATTTCCGCCGCCCACCACAGCCGCGCACAACAACAGAGATACCCCAGCCGAAGAAACGGAAGAGAGGAACAAAATCCCTCTGGCTCTCCTTctgcttttgtttttggtCACTTGGGATTGGAATCGGGTGTCTGTCAGTTGGCTTTCGTGCGTCTCACCATGGGGGAGCGGGCAGCGGGCAGCGGGCACATGGACACGCTGCGTTGCTGCGTCCCGATGCGATGGGGAAAGCAAAAGGAAAGCAAAACAGAGGGCAGGCAACGTGGCGTGCGGCACCCTCTGCTCTGTGGTCTGGGTCTGGCTGGGTATCCGGTATCGCCTTTGTGTTTCGTTTGTGTGGCACCGCCGCCCCGGGCGCAGAATGGGGGGACGAGAAGGGAGAGTGGAAATCTGGGCCGACGACGTGGATAGGGCAACCAACGAACGACCTCTCGGTTCGTCGTTTGTTTCTCTCTCGGCTCCGCTGCCCTGCCATGCGATCCAAACCAACCACCGCGTATACGGCGCAAAGCACACAGCAAGGCGAAAGCGGTGGCCAGGTGAGGAGGGACCAAGAAACTTTCAAGGACCCCCGGAACCTTCCCGGCTTACCGATCCGAGGCCTTTGGATTTTCCGTGATTTGGGTTTTCCCGGCGTGTGCAACGTGAGCGTGCGTGCCGTCGACATTACAGGCCACTGGCGGACTCTGCCTCTTTTTTTCGCTCGGCCTCTGCCCCCGGCCGCAGCTACTCCGAGAGGAAAAAAAGTTTACCGTGCCAATGGTTTAGATGTGTCAAGAGAACAGTTTCTTTTCTCTGGATCCATTTTGCCGACTCTGCTCGTCGTACGTAGTAAGTACGTCCTTGTTCGTGGGTTCTTCGTTCCATGTTACGATGTGTCAAGAAGAAAGAAACGCTCCACTTTGCAGTTTGCACCAGGGCCGCCCTACCCCGTTCAGCCAATTCCCAGCTCATACACATGTCCGATTCTCGTTGGTTCTTTTTTGGTAAATATGTTATCTGCCTTTGCACGCGTGTAGCATATACTTGGAATCagaaccaaaaaaaaacacttgtgATATGCATGAGAATTTCGAGTTGAaacttctctctcttttccgtGGGAGGATTGGAACTTCTTTTAATTAAATCGTAGAAAAAACttttattctttcttttttttcttgaaaaggAGAGATCACCCTCTGATTTCTATTATTAGAAACCAAACAATTGCTAAAAAAACATTGTTCTGCCACTTGATTAGAGTCAGGACAAATCATATGCAAACAAATAACATAAAAGATCGGTGCGGCATAACGGGTAATGTCGGAACAACATCCGACACGGGCCTAACAGGGACATCACCCAAGTCTAGGAAGAAGGGGTAAGCCCTCCATGCTATCTCCTCCAGGATCTCCGACACGAGGCTAGGAGGGACGTCACCCAAGTCTTGGAAGAAGGCGTAAGCCCTCCATGCTATCTCCTCCGGGATCAAGTAAGCCACCTCAAGAGGCAGCAAAATATAAGGAGGGTTCGCCAATTTCTCTCCTTTTAGATCCCTAACATGGTGTGGATCATGCAGTCccttttgtattttcttctttccttagGAATTACTAGTATTTGCAACGTCATGCGTCGATGTGGCAAAGAAATCAACCATCAGTCTACCGTGTCGGGTCAAAGCCATGTTTAACCATTTTAAACTGACATGAGGATGAATTTTACACGCTATTAAAAGTTTGGAGGACGAAGTTCGCACAAAAAAATAGATAAGGGACAAAGTTTGTAATTTCACAATACCTAAGACccgaaaaaaaatatacttatCTCGTTTTCTTAAGTCACATGGCGTTTTTAGGAGAAAAAGGAGGCATGACTCCATCATCAAGAGCTTCACTTTAATAGGAAAAAAGGAACCTGTGAATAAAAGTTCCTCTTTGCAAGTTTTACTTTTCCTTCTCTCCGTACACGACACTTATTGGCATAGGACTATTGTACACTGGGGCGGATCTGTTCAGGCCTACCCTGATGCACCTGCATCAGGATAAAAGAAAAGTTCCATGCTAATTATGGGTTTAAGAAGACTAATGCATCAGGTTAACTAGGAAATGTGCCTCATGTAGCCATAATTCTAACTTGCAAAGCTGCAAACCTAAATAAAACTTGTGCAATCTTCAAAAGATGCATCAGGGAGACATCTGTTGCCGCTCCGCCCCTGATTGTACATGGTGTCCGTTTAAATACataatttgttttgtgtgGCCGATAAGATGCGTTGTCTCCTATGTTGTTTTTGACGAGCAGGTTTCGCGCGCTATGCTCGGATGGAGCTAGACTGAGAATAACTATACCTAGGCAAACCTTGGGCCGGaccgggcttcataaaagcccgacattcaaacctgaagcccgagcccggcccgaaacccCAAAAATATgccatttaagcattaaaataattattttcagaataaataaataattttttatacctatttttcctaaaaatacCCTTTTTGATCATTTCgggctttcgggccgggcttgggactGGAAACTGAGGCGGCTTCAGGCCGGGCtaggccacccatgcccaggtataagAATAATGAAGGTAGAGCTCTTTAAATGTTACACTTTAGGTCGCGAGGTGTATTTACATGGATTAGGAGGAAGGGGGGTATGGGCCATGCAATTGTCTTAGTTTCCGCCAATTTCTATGCGAAGACTGAAGAGACAAAAATGTTGTGACTCCTTAGCTACATCTACAGGATGACGGCCCGCATGACGATGTCCTCCACCTCAGCCCTGTCATGTGCCTGCGTGGATCACCAGAGCGCATATTTACGTGGCCGATCTGATGGCTGGGCCCTAGTCTCACGGCTGCAACTGTTTGATCATGCCTTAAAACCTAGGACTACTATGTTGCTAAATTTAGGATCAATGTTTTTCAGCCTATATTTCAATCTGGAAAAAAATAGAGTCAAACAATCGACCAGTCAATAAGAAAACCGAACACAAAAGAGTCCCATGCAGAGTGCAGAGAGCGCGCCCATCGCGCCAGGGCCGGACTTCTCTCAAGTTGAGATTCTTTGTTGAGATCCACAAAACTACCTCCCTGATTCTGAATCTTACCccggatatatatatatatatatatatatatatatatatccaacGCCGCCATTACTCCCAGTTAACATCTACAAACTCTAGAGAGGCCAATGGAGATCGAACGaaccggcggccatggccacccCGCCGCggtggacgaggacgacgacgtgTCTCCGGTGGAGCAGGTCCGGCTGACGGTGCCGGTGACCGACGACCCGACGCTTCCGCTATGGACGTTCCGGATGTGGACCATCGGCTTCGTCTCCTGCGcgctcctctccttcttcaaCCAGTTCTTCGCCTACCGCACCGAGCCCATCATCATCAGCCAGATCACGATCCAGGTCAGTAATACGTACCACAAGGCCGGAGTTTCATATATGCATGGATTGATTCTGGCGATCCAATCCAATGGCTTTTGTCCTTTTGAATCTGCAGGTGGCGGCGTTGCCGATAGGGCACTTCATGGCGCGAGTGCTGCCGGAGAGGAAGTTGAGGGTGTTCGGGCACGAGTGCTCGCTGAATCCGGGGCCCTTCAACGTGAAGGAGCACGTGCTGATATCCATCTTCGCcaacgccggcgccgccttcggcagcggcagcgcttACGCCGTCGGCATCGTCAACATCGTCAAGGCCTTCTACAAGCGCAACATCTCATTCTTCACCAGCCTGCTCCTCATCATCACCACCCAGGTGATCGAGACTAAAACTCATTAAATCAGATCGATCCATTCTTAATTGTTCAACCGGCCGCTGGCCCATTGTTCCATATATACTTCAATTGTATATGAATCGGcgtcatgcatgtatgtatgtaggTGTTGGGATACGGATGGGCAGGGTTGCTGAGGAAGTACGTGGTGGAACCGGCGCACATGTGGTGGCCGCAGAGTCTAGTGCAGGTTTCCCTCATGAGGTACGTTAATTCCTTGTCCCTGATCGATGCCGGAAACAGAGTAAATTCAGATCATTTTCTGGCACATGAACGTATCCAATTTCGATGCAGAGCGATGCATGAGAAGGAGAATCGACGGATGACGCGGGGCAAGTTCTTCCTGATCGCGCTCATCTGCAGCTTCGCGTGGTACACGGTCCCGGGGTACCTGTTCCCGACGCTGACGGCTATCTCGTGGGTGTGCTGGGTGTTCCCGAGCTCGATCACGATGCAGCAGATCGGGTCCGGCATGAACGggctcggcgtcggcgccgtcACCCTCGACTGGTCCATGGTGGCCTCCTTCCTCAGCAGCCCGCTCGTGTCGCCCTTCTTCGCCACCGCCAACGTCTTCGCCGGCTACGTGCTCTTCGTCTACATCATGCTGCCCGTCTCCTACTGGGTGCTCAACCTCTATAACGCCAGCACCTACCCTCTCTTCTCCAACGACCTCTTCACGGGGTCGGGCCAGCTCTAC contains:
- the LOC100835503 gene encoding vacuolar cation/proton exchanger 1b; protein product: MTDSSSAAAGAAVPLLEAGGGKEMRHLGGRTAHNLSSSSLRKKSDASLLRKVPCAALRAFLANVQEVLLGTKLFVLFPAVLLAVLARYLRFGQVWLFVLSLIGLIPLAERLSFLTEQIAFYTGPTVGGLLNATFGNVTEVIIALFALREGKITVVKCSLLGSILSNLLLVLGTSLFFGGLANLGTEQLFDRKQADVSTGLLILGVLCQSMPLMLRYAVGAGEHAVTSGDSGLVLSRACSIVMILAYAAYLYFQLKTHRQLFEPQEVEDEDDDLGSEDEAVLGFSSAMVWLAVMTLITAILSEYVVSTIEAASKSWELSVSFISIILIPIVGNAAEHAGAVIFAFKNKLDITLGVSLGSATQISMFVVPLSVIVAWIMGVPMDLDFNLLETGSLFLAILVTSFTLQDGSSHYLKGLLLLLCYAVVGVCFFVLRRRSSDGNNLNVLSRSA